The window CTGTCCTTTACCTTGTGATCCTCCTTGTTCTGTTCTGTAGTAAACACCATGACCCCGTTAGAGTATATCTGTCATTTGGGTGTAAAGTGCCTTGTTCAAGAGCTTCAGAGACCTGTCTTTCCCATCTTTGGAAGACTTTCTGCTCTCTTCGCTGCATTTTGCCCTTTATTTCCATGAGTGGCTGCTTTGATTTCTTGCATCAGCCCTCCTGCTTCAGGCAAACATACATTGCATGCTTTCTGTACATTTATAGACCTTCTGTGGTGTTTGTCTGACGAGGAGGGAAGGTGTTTTTAATTCATCTCACATCCTCGACACTTTGCTGCCACTTTCTGCTTGACTGTAAATCACTATAATCACACCTCCACCTCATGTTGAGGAAAAGTagacacagcaaacacaacgAATGGGTTTCAAACAAGTCCTACCAGTCGCATGTCATAAAGCTGTAACACATCTTTGTGTGGAAAACTAAACAATTACAGAGATAACACAAagtggacaaactgaaattttgactGGATGACTGTGTGAGATTAAAAGTCAACAGATCACCAAAGTTCACTGGGACCACGATTGTCTGCACTAAATTTAATAGAAATACGTACAATGAtctttgagacatttcactcaaaaccataaATGTCAGCCTtatggtggcactagaggaaaggTAACGGGATGACTGAaagggaccatgaatgtctctaaaaatttcatggcagtatATTCAAAAGTTAGTGAAATTTTTCGGTCTCaatcaaagtggtggaccgactgacagaccaacactgccatcccTAAAGGTCAGAGGATAACCAAAAACTTAATGGTTCATCCTCCTGGGAGCACAAGCCACATAATGGAAAATATATCATGGAGTCTAAAACTGTGTAATGAAAGTTCACCTTTACACAGCAGACTGACAAAATTGCTTGAGGGTGTCAGCTGAAAAAGTGGGGAAATGGAAAAGGCTCATCATTTAGTAAACTTCAAGGCAACAAAACCCACTTTTAATTTTAACAGATTTTGAAATTTCTTATGAGACTTCAGCCTGATAGTTCTGTTAGATAGATGGTCAGTGGGACGGGGCACTAAAAATAAGTGTGTCATCCTTTGGGGAGAATGAATATGTTACTATATATAGTAACAAATGTTACTGAAATCCAGCAATTTGTTTTCAAGATACCTTTTCACAGCCCAGAGCGTCGGTCAAGGGGAAGTTTTGACCTGACAGTGAGCTATAGGAAAGGTCAGGGGGGTCACCCAGATGGATTCTTTGCAGATGTTTTGATAAATGTCTCTTCAGAAGGAGATTCAAACAGCCATCGACAGCTATAGCGGTTCATACTGCAGAAAGGAAGCTGCTTTGACTGGCTGTTAGTGCGCTCTCCCCGACAAGCTCCTCCACTTTCACCTGTGAGTCTAAATTTAGTCCAGGCGCTGAGTTCAGGCTGTTATTATTGGTGATGTAACAGTAGAATAGGCGGCAACTGCTACAGAGGTTACAAGAAACTGAAACTGGGGAGGCGAAAGGTTAAGGCCTCAGGTCCTGATCAGAATGAATGTAAATGCTGCAGGGATTTtctgaatgcacacacaaaaccgCCAATTTGCCCTTTTTAAGTCACTTCCTCATGATCCATGTCTTTGGCCACATGGAAACATCCTTGTGAAAGTATGAGTAATATCTACTGTAAAGATTGCTCTGAGCTGCAGGTTAGCTGCTCCGTGTACGTCTCTACGCTCCCAGACCATCACCTCCatcagccacatacacacagtagcAGCTCAGAAGTGCAAAAAGCATCAGCTGCACTGTCACAGCAAAACCACAGGCATTAAGATTGCATTTGTCTCTCAAACACTATAAATAGAACATATAAATTTATGATCATGCTCACAGTTACCAACTCAGATTCCAGTTGCAACATCTGCTCTGTGCGGCAGCGCTGTGCTGGGGTCCATCTGGTTttggggtttaaaaaaaaaaaaaaaaaacagcactgacactgaagtTCTGAATGGTGAAGAAACAACTGTCATGCAAATGTTAACCTGCAGTTGCTACAACAAGGAAAAGCAAGATTCCCCAGGacacttttatttcattcattaccATATTTGAACAAACAGTTCCATGGATTATATTTGTTCACATTAGACAAGATGAGCAGCAAAGTCACCGTCTCCTTAAGgcaaatgaaacaataaaagcaaCCACTCAGTGTGTAATGTTTAATTTAGATTGTTTAATGTTAATTCCATGCTGTGTTTCAGTAAGAACGATACAGATTCCCTGTCTGTGGCTCCAGTCAGATATCCAGTAGTACAAATCAGCTCCAAGTTACACATAATGAAGCAAAACaagaagagagacaaaggaaacGGCAAAAGAAACATAACCTCTGAACCTAGAGGAGCTTTAGCTAAAAAGTAGgggagaagcagcagaaaagatgTGTTAACTCATGCAAGCACTGACAATCTTGATTTTTAGGGCTCTCTGTTGAGGAGCGGCGCCAAATTGAGTGAGAAATCTcccaagttttgttttttgttttttttttttaattaaaaccacCAGCTAAGTCCGCCTTCAGAGATTCAGCATGTGTGCACAGTTACAGTATTTCAGCACAAAGTACAGTCCAAGGACAACtacaaaaacatgacaacagAATCACTATGGTGTAAAAGTTAAGCACTTCTTTGCCCCACATGGATATCGCGAATTTTGCCAACTTCCTCTGAAAACCTAAGTTAACGAAAAGGGCACTTGTAGTTTTCCAAATTGCCCataaaaaaaggtaaaatgatTCGCatgacatttcactaaaaacagagataaaatagCTCCCATAACTAATAGTCAACATTATCAGTAATAAAAGTTAATTTCTGTAattacattaagaaaaaaatctcaataCATCCAGCAACTGATAAAAATATTgaggaaaaagcaaaaacaaacaaaaatacaataatgaaaacaaagataaCATCTCAGAACTGCTTGTaccaggacaaaaaaaacaaaacaaaacaaaacagaaacaatccAGGGACTCTTTCATTATCTTTGTCTTTCTAACATTGTATTTCCTGTCTCAATTAAGTGGTATTTACTTGAATGATGggctaatataaaaataaaaaagaagagaaaaataaacctgTTCACTCCGTGGCCCTGCTGGGTCATGGAGCTGCAGAGgtggaagaaaggaaaaggagaggagaggaggaggggaaaggaggaggaggaggaggaggaggaggaggaggaggaaggggacgGTGAGTcgcagagaaggaaaaggatTTGGAggggggaggatgaggaggacgaAGGAGGAGGGACGAGGAGTGTGAGGAGGTGAGGGGAAGGTCTCAAGTTGTTGGCTGTTGGTGGCATAGTCTCACTGGGCCTCATCCTCAACGTCTTGCAGTGCCTCTTTGTTCTGTTCTTCACCTggtggagaaaacacacagtttaccAAAGAAAGACAACGTCTTTAGAATCTCACTGCTTAGTTTAAAACACGCCCATTTGGTACAAAGGCCAACGAACTCAAACAGTCAAATTAAAACTTGTCAGTctggaaacagagacaaacaaagccCGGGCCTTTACTTTCcctttttacaaaaaaaactacattctggaattaatatttaaaaacaaaggcCAAAGGAAAAAATTAAGGGCTTGTTGCCAATTCAGCCTCATTGGTGTTTTTCCCCATTTTATCTTCAGTTTCTATTAGCAGAGGTCTTTTCTGAACTGTCCTCCACAAGGGGATCTTGTAAGTGGAGAACAGAAGTGGGACAAAACATtctgattttttgttttatttaaacaaaccaTATATAACTTTTTTCATAAAatcttttatttgaaatatGCTCCAAAATATATCTTAATGTGGAGAGGTGTGGTTAAATGCTTCTGTGAGCCAGACTGACTGAACAGAATGACAGCATTGCAGAGATATTCCCTTCTAAAGTTTCGGAGTGAGCCTCGCCCTTCTAACCAATCAAAGAAGGCTAAAATCAGGGGTGGGAgctcacagctgtcaatcaatatGTGACAGTGCTTCTGGTTCACTAACCCCCTCGCACTGAGGCTTCAAAATACTATGGCTGACTTGCAGGGTAGCAAGCTCCTGATTACTGCATTAGCTGAGACAGAGATGTAGGTGAAGGGCTGGGCGGAGTATAAcggagcaggaagaggaagggcggtggtggtggtggtggactgGTTCGCCTTTGAGTCTCTTACTAGCATCAGCTTGATTTCACAAACTTGCACAAGGTAGCTGTAAGTACTTAAGTATTTTCAGGTGGGTGAACTTGACGACTCGTTTGATGCTGCTGCATTAACCCAAACACAACTTCCACCAGTGTACGGTGAAAACTGAAATGTGGTATCAAACTGTGCATCACAGTCAATCTCCTCCAAatacagtgtttaaaaaaaagtgacgGTGTGAAAACTGTAAAGAAAAGTGAAGGGACAAAAACCCAAGGGGAACCGTGTTTAAAACCTATCACATCAGTTGAGCTTTTACACAAAacgtcacacatgcacacacgtgcgACAACTTCGACTCTTAACTTAATGGAGAAGGTCAAATACTTAAACACTACCATCATTTCAAAGGCATTTATCTGGGGTTTTCCTGACCAGGCGCTGCATCTGTTTAAATAGCTGACTGAAGTGTACAGAATGTGCAAGCAGTCTGACATGCTGATAACATGATCTATACCTCCGCTCCTTGGTGTACGCACAGGTTTAACAGGCAGCTAAGCGAACACGAAGTGGAGCTATGTAAACTCATTAAACATGTGTTTCAACTGACTGCAGAGGGAAGATAAAAGATCACAGCTCGTTATCAAAAGTTAATAAAGATCCAACCGGATGAATGAGTGACAACGCAATGGGTGAGTGGACTGAATTATTAAACCATGAGTGAGTTAGtgttgagaggaaaaaaaagaaggaagccacacacacagcaaggcTTGGGTGAGCAACACTTACAAAGTACAGTTAACATGGGAAATGAACAGTCAGGTTTGTTTCCTTTAGGACTCTACAGCAgagggaatgagagaaagacaagagagatGATGAGTcactgagaaattaaaaaaaaaaaaaaaaaaggtgccagTGGACACTCTGCACCACAGCAAATGCAAACTACTGGAAtgaatggaggaagagaaagaatgaatCAAACAGGGCTCAacgatttgtttttaaatttaaaaaatgttttcaaattttaATATTCCAAAAGGAGCAATTTCATCTTCTCTAAAGAACAGTGTCTTAACAAACTGCCACCTGTAGCACTGACAGCAGATTTAACTCAGCTGGAGCTTAATGTTTATTTGGtgaaaaagcaaagcagaaacTCAGGCTGTAGTCTGATCCATAAGACCATAACTGTACTACTTACAGTTTTTACAAAGATGGTTTTGGGGAAGAAGAAATGCCACACTCTGTAATTTCTGAGgtttgaatgaataaattaagGAGTTtacagtgtctttttttattgtttataaaAGACCTACAGAGTGGGGGCTCTTTTTCTACATCCATTTCAGTCTGACAGTTGTCTGAATCTCACGTGCATCAAGTCATTTCAAACTTAAAACGACTCTGAAATCAAGACCTGCAGTGTTCAGGACTGTGACGTaatctgtcctgtctgtctgtctgtctctctgtctgtgatgctAAGTTTAGCTACAGCACCTATAGTACATCACTGTCCACAGTAGCATTAGGAGTTGACAGTCTGACATAACCATTGTCAGATTGGATTTACCAGCACTTTATCATTATTACTACAACTGGCCAACGATGCATCTGTTATcaataaataaagacatttttaaacatcacaTTCTGTATATCAGTCATGCAATATCTTCATAAATGTGAGTTAaattggtcttttttttctgtagaaaatTAGTAAAGTGACTAAATGTATtgacagaaaaaacaggaagacCAGCCCTGTGAGAACTTTAACAACTGCATTATTTTAATCTGTAGTTTTATAGCATGTTCTACCTGAAGTTTAATTTTTATAAAATCATTGCAATTCAAATAGCAATACTGGTCAGAAAAATCATAAGATGCATATCATCTtcaaatcgttcagccctagaATCAAATGCTGCAAGGTGGAAAAGCAGGCAATCTCTGTTAGGTAGACAGATTAGGAAATGTTGCTCCAGACGGCTGTTTTCAGCTCAGCCACATGTGGACCAGTTAGACAGGATTCGGCGCTCTGTACCTGGACATGCACCCTGTGAGCAGCATGACACATGTCCTGAAAGCCTCAGCTGATGCAAGAGTATTCGAAGTTAACAACTGGTTCTATGTAGCCCAGAGGACACTTGTGAAGAGACAAAAATATATCTAATTACTTAAAACGCTTAACCACTTGCACCAGTGTTACTGATGCAAGTGGTTAAGCTGTGTAAACAGTCAGGTCAGAAAcaaagcctgcacacacacacactggtgtaaCACAAGTCACAGGGACAGACTGTTTTCATAAACATGAATATTTTGATTTCCTGTTGGTACTACAACACTACCACTACCATCAGTTCAATGTATGACTAAACTCCTTGTAAAAAGCACAATATCACACACTAACAGTGAATGTGTCTTGACTTGCTGTTGACTTAACAGATCATCCATCAGGCTGCTCACAGTACTGACAAATTAGGATGAAATAAATCCAGAGTAAAAGGTTTTAGGTGGGTAACAGGAGATGAGTGAGGTGCGAGTTAATTCATCAATGAGCAACTAGTCCTGGAAAAAGAGGTTGATCAGAGACAAGAACAAGTAGATACTGTCAGCGCAGATAAAATGTCACTGTACACAATGTCCTAAATAAGTATAAAGAATGGGCACCACGGTCTGAGCCTCTTACCCTCTCCCTGCATATCTGAAGTCCATAGTGTCAGGTTGTCACGTAACAACTGCATGATAAGTGTGGAGTCCTTGTAGCTTTCTTCACTCAGTGTGTCCAGTTCTGCGATGGCGTCATCGAACGCAGCCTTCGCCAACCtgagcaaacacattcagcacTTCTGTTGAAATCACCATATACTTGCCAGTGTTGACTGTAATGATGATGTAATGTTAATGCCAAACCAAAACCTGACTTGAACTGTATCAGAAGTTTTATAAAGACTCAAGACTGTACAGATTATTTTTCAAACTGCAATATGTACATCTGTCATataaaaataagacataaaGATATAGAATTTATGTCAGTGATTGTATCTATTGTTTGTTTCTGAGGCTTtagttatatatttttatatatatgtgtgatCACACAGCTGACGCTACAAAGGAATGGattcaacaaaacaacaaggtctagctattttaaaaatgaatggggGAAATGGCAGAGTAAAAAGCTGTCACTATTTAATATTGACTTGAGGAGGACGTAAATATTATTAACCTTTTTCTTATATACTTACACTTCATTTAGATCAATCTGTAAAGGTTTGTTTAGACAAAGGGTTTTTCCCCCCATTGTCAAAAGAAGCCAAATTACATCCACTGTGATTTCAATtaatagaataaaacagaaaaaggtaaAGGTGGTGAACACTTCTTCAAAGTATAGggtttaaagtttcagcctcaCTAGTCAGAACAACAGCCATATTtcacaaaaggcaaaaacatcTACTTATGCATGGCAACTGAGAAGCATCAGTGAAGGCAGACTGAAAACAATCACACAAGATTACTCAGCTTTACCGCTGTTATTGAAATGAGATTTACATGAGAGACATTGTATTGAAAAAACAGTGACCTGCAAGCACGGTCAGGTGAGTTGAGGATCTCGTAGTAGAAGACGGAGAAGTTAAGGGCAAGGCCGAGGCGGATGGGGTGTGTGGGAGGCAGCTCCGACATGGCTAGATCGGTAGCAGTTTTATAGGCCACCAGGCTGTTTTCTGCTGCCTCCTTTCTGTCATTGCCAGTGGCAAACTCTGCCAGATACCTGTGGTAGTCACCCTTCCTGTgggagaaaaaagaagggaCTTTTAGTAGTGTACAacaatattataaatatttttttttgctgttgtggtCTTGAAGGAGCCAACAGTTCAACTCATTACATGAGACTTCAGTTTACACACCAACATATTCCTGTCATAAGTCCCATTTCTGAACTTCCCTGATATTGCCAGTGATTTGAGGTTGAAATTTAGTTCTCAATATTTGAAATTTAACCACATGAACCATATGCGTCAAACAACTAAGCAAACCCAAAAACTTAAGTGTGCTCAGCATTCTATGTAAGGACGAGACGTCATTTATTCATCTATTAATTAACATTCTGACCACAAAGCTTACATTTTGTTGTAGAAGACCTTAGACTCTCCCATGACAGCAGAGGGGAGTAGGTGCCTTTCCAGTGCATCCAGAATATCACCACAGATTGACTTCAGCTCCTTCTCAACCTGccaccaaacaaaaacaaaaaaagggattTATTCAATCAGCAATAacattatttatgtatttatttcctACTGAAGCCCCTTCTTACTTTCTGCCTGCATGTGGGTGCAAGGGTCCATGTGATGTAAATTTAACCATGTGTCCATATCTGCAAGACTCTGCAAGCACCCATGTATGCAGACTC of the Toxotes jaculatrix isolate fToxJac2 chromosome 9, fToxJac2.pri, whole genome shotgun sequence genome contains:
- the ywhae1 gene encoding tyrosine 3-monooxygenase/tryptophan 5-monooxygenase activation protein, epsilon polypeptide 1 isoform X1 — encoded protein: MGEREDLVYQAKLAEQAERYDEMVVSMKNVAGMNVELTVEERNLLSVAYKNVIGARRASWRIISSIEQREENKGGEEKLKMIREYRQTVEKELKSICGDILDALERHLLPSAVMGESKVFYNKMKGDYHRYLAEFATGNDRKEAAENSLVAYKTATDLAMSELPPTHPIRLGLALNFSVFYYEILNSPDRACRLAKAAFDDAIAELDTLSEESYKDSTLIMQLLRDNLTLWTSDMQGEGEEQNKEALQDVEDEAQ
- the ywhae1 gene encoding tyrosine 3-monooxygenase/tryptophan 5-monooxygenase activation protein, epsilon polypeptide 1 isoform X2, giving the protein MGEREDLVYQAKLAEQAERYDEMVVSMKNVAGMNVELTVEERNLLSVAYKNVIGARRASWRIISSIEQREENKGGEEKLKMIREYRQTVEKELKSICGDILDALERHLLPSAVMGESKVFYNKMKGDYHRYLAEFATGNDRKEAAENSLVAYKTATDLAMSELPPTHPIRLGLALNFSVFYYEILNSPDRACRLAKAAFDDAIAELDTLSEESYKDSTLIMQLLRDNLTLWTSDMQGEES